Proteins from a genomic interval of Neodiprion lecontei isolate iyNeoLeco1 chromosome 2, iyNeoLeco1.1, whole genome shotgun sequence:
- the LOC107225828 gene encoding sodium leak channel non-selective protein isoform X2 — MMLGRKQSLKGEPVLADYGPEECLNESADIEWVNKLWVRRLMRLCALVSLASVCLNTPKTFERVPPLQYVTFVCDLVVTFLFTAEMIAKMHIRGILKVRTTGEVPYLKDHWCQFDASMVFFLWLSVILQMFEMLGLVLRFSYASILRAPRPLIMIRFLRVFLKFSMPKSRINQIFKRSSQQIYNVTLFFLFFMSLYGLLGVQFFGELKNHCVLNTTDSNHITINSLAIPDTFCSTDPESGYQCPEGMKCMKLELSRYIMGFNGFDEFATSIFTVYQAASQEGWVFIMYRAIDSLPGWRAAFYFSTMIFFLAWLVKNVFIAVITETFNEIRVQFQQMWGVRGHISGSSASQILTGDDNGWKLITLDDNKHAGLASPFCHAVLRSPQFRMVVMCAILANGITTATMNFKHDERPRHTYYDNYYYAEIVFTIFLDLETLFKIWCLGFRGYYRHSIHKFELLLAIGTTFHVIPLFYLSGFTYFQVLRVFRLIKASPMLEDFVYKIFGPGKKLGSLIIFTMCLLVISSSISMQLFCYLCDFTKFESFPEAFMSMFQILTQEAWVEVMDETMLRTHETMAPFVAVYFILYHLFVTLIVLSLFVAVILDNLELDEDIKKLKQLKFREQSAEIKETLPFRLRIFERFPDSPQMTCLHKVPSDFNLPKVRESFMRQFIFEVEDDENEGVKKVNETFDSKMVYRKQRPVKILNNPPKVRNIVTNLRKAAITYIINDSNNQRLMLGDSAMIPVPGKTLLKPQGTVSSAKQLRIDQKKSIRRSVRSGSIKLKQTYEHLMENGDIGAINRVSSSRSRPHDLDIKLLQAKRQQAEMRRNQREDDLRENHPFFDTPLFAVPRESKFRKICQLLVYARYDARLKDPLTGKERKVQYKSLHNFLGLVTYLDWVMICATTLSCLSMMFETPKYRVMEVPALQIAEYGFVIFMSFELALKILADGLFFTPKAYIKDVASVLDVFIYVVSLVFLCWMPKSVPPNSGAQLLMILRCVRPLRIFTLVPHMRKVVYELCRGFKEILLVSTLLILLMFVFASYGVQLYGGRLARCNDPTILRREDCVGVFMRRVFVTKMKLQPGDNESYPSILVPRVWANPRRFNFDNIGDAMLALFEVLSFKGWLDVRDVLIKALGPVHAIYIHIYIFLGCMIGLTLFVGVVIANYSENKGTALLTVDQRRWCDLKKRLKIAQPLHLPPRPDGKKFRAFIYDITQNIYFKRFIAVMVLINSGLLCVSWRSEEEHTEPLATVSTILTLVFLVEVVMKNIAFTPRGYWQSRRNRYDLLVTVVGVIWIIIHWMIKNDLSYFIGFMVVILRFFTITGKHTTLKMLMLTVGVSVCKSFFIIFGMFLLVFFYALAGTIIFGTVKYGEGIGRRANFESPVTGVAMLFRIVTGEDWNKIMHDCMIQPPYCTPAANYWETDCGNFHASLIYFCTFYVIITYIVLNLLVAIIMENFSLFYSNEEDALLSYADIRNFQNTWNVVDIHQRGVIPVRRVKFILRLLKGRLETDPQKDRLLFKYMCYELERLHNGEDVTFHDVINMLSYRSVDIRKALQLEELLAREEFEYIIEEEVAKQTIRTWLEGCLKKIRAVGKQQNSLLAGLRATNDALMSLQDHVEEKKENTVDRDDEAETKDGDGLRHRSKKPVVLPRSDSIGSGSGRKYLAPMLSDPATVRTDKDKIAAAKKRNNRPPSVVKNNLPHVTEGLEQNRQPKDVQNNKAMMPKVSSIMVEVRDWWHEQVAYSTQSSDEEY, encoded by the exons GGTGAAGTGCCTTACTTGAAAGATCATTGGTGCCAGTTCGATGCGAGTATGGTATTCTTTTTATGGCTCTCTGTCATCCTGCAAATGTTTGAGATGCTAGGTCTTGTCTTGCGATTCAGTTATGCATCCATCTTGAGAGCACCGAGGCCGCTGATTATGATTCGCTTTCTTCGTGTCTTCCTCAAGTTCTCTATGCCAAAATCaagaataaatcaaattttcaa aCGATCAAGCCAACAAATTTACAATGTAACGTtgttcttccttttctttatGTCTCTTTACGGATTACTGGGAGTACAATTTTTTGGGGAGCTAAAAAATCACTGTGTTCTGAACACAACAGACTCAAATCATATTACGATAAATAGCTTAGCAATTCCAGACACTTTTTGTTCTACGGATCCAGAATCTGGGTATCAGTGTCCTGAGGGTATGAAGTGTATGAAATTAGAACTATCCAGGTATATTATGGGTTTCAATGGATTTGACGAGTTCG CGACTAGTATTTTCACCGTCTATCAAGCGGCGTCTCAAGAAGGATGGGTTTTCATCATGTACCGAGCTATTGATAGTCTGCCAGGTTGGAGAGCAGCCTTCTACTTCAGCACTATGATCTTTTTCCTAGCATGGCTTGTGAAAAACGTTTTCATAGCCGTAATAACTGAAACGTTCAATGAAATTCGGGTCCAATTTCAACAAATGTGGGGTGTCAGAGGACATATTAGTGGGAGTTCTGCATCGCAG ATTTTAACCGGTGACGACAATGGCTGGAAACTTATAACTTTGGATGACAATAAACACGCTGGTTTAGCATCACCATTTTGTCATGCAGTACTGCGATCCCCGCAATTCCGTATGGTTGTAATGTGTGCTATTCTGGCGAACGGCATTACCACTGCAACGATGAACTTTAAGCATGATGAAAGACCAAGACATACTTACTATGACAACTATTATTATGCAGAA ATtgtttttacgatatttttggACCTCGAAACTCTGTTCAAAATCTGGTGTCTGGGATTCCGAGGTTATTACCGGCATTCAAttcataaatttgaattgCTATTAGCAATTGGGACTACTTTCCACGTTATACCACTTTTTTACTTATCTGGATTCACGTATTTTCAG GTGCTACGTGTATTCAGACTTATTAAGGCTTCCCCAATGCTGGAAGACTTTGTCTACAAGATATTTGGCCCTGGTAAAAAACTCGGTAGTCTAATCATCTTCACTATGTGCCTGCTAGTCATATCATCCAGTATTTCGATGCAGTTGTTTTGTTATCTATGcgattttacgaaatttgaGAGTTTTCCCGAG GCGTTCATGTCCATGTTCCAAATTTTGACACAAGAGGCTTGGGTCGAAGTTATGGATGAAACAATGCTACGCACTCATGAAACAATGGCTCCATTTGTTGCagtatattttattctgtACCACTTGTTTGTCACGCTG ATAGTCTTGAGTTTATTCGTCGCAGTCATTTTGGATAATTTAGAACTAGACGAAGACATAAAGAAACTGAAACAGTTGAAATTTAGAGAACAAAGTGCTGAGATAAAGGAAACACTTCCATTCAGATTGCGGATATTTGAAAGATTTCCAGATAGTCCACAAATGACTTGTTTGCACAAAGTGCCATCAGATTTCAATCTTCCAAAG GTAAGAGAAAGTTTTATGAGGCAGTTTATATTTGAAGTGGAAGATGATGAAAACGAAGGGGTCAAGAAAGTAAATGAAACATTTGATTCCAAAATGGTATACCGCAAGCAGAGGCCTGTCAAGATATTGAATAACCCACCAAAAGTGAGAAATATCGTAACAAATTTACGAAAAGCTGCAATCACCTACATCATTAA TGATTCTAATAATCAAAGATTGATGTTGGGGGATTCAGCAATGATTCCAGTACCAGGAAAAACTCTACTTAAACCACAAGGCACCGTCAGCAGCGCAAAACAGTTACGAATAGATCAAAAAAA GTCGATTCGAAGAAGTGTTCGAAGCGGATCAATAAAGTTAAAACAAACCTATGAACACCTAATGGAAAACGGCGATATTGGAGCAATAAATAGAGTCAGTTCGTCCAGAAGCAGGCCGCACGACTTAGATATCAAATTGTTACAGGCCAAAAGACAACAAGCGGAAATGCGGAG aaatCAACGTGAGGATGACTTGAGAGAGAACCACCCTTTTTTTGATACTCCATTGTTTGCTGTGCCACGTGAGAGCAAATTCAGGAAAATATGTCAGCTGCTTGTTTACGCTAGATATGATGCACGCTTGAAAGACCCACTAActggaaaagaaagaaaagtgcAATATAAAAGCCTGCA TAATTTTCTGGGCCTTGTAACGTACCTAGATTGGGTAATGATATGCGCAACAACATTGTCTTGCTTATCCATGATGTTTGAGACACCTAAGTATCGAGTAATGGAAGTTCCAGCCCTTCAAATAGCAGAATATGGCTTTGTAATATTTATGAGCTTTGAACTAGCATTAAAAATACTTGCTGATGgtctttttttcactccaaaAGCTTATATCAAGGACGTAGCTTCTGTATTGGACGTGTTTATATACGTG GTGAGCTTGGTCTTTCTTTGCTGGATGCCAAAAAGTGTTCCTCCTAATTCTGGTGCGCAACTACTGATGATATTGCGCTGTGTTCGGCCTTTGAGAATATTCACATTAGTTCCCCATATGAGAAAAGTTGTGTATGAGTTGTGCAGAGGCTTCAAAGAAATTTTACTG GTATCTACGTTGCTGATCTTACTAATGTTTGTCTTCGCAAGCTATGGTGTGCAATTATATGGCGGTCGATTAGCTCGCTGCAATGATCCAACAATTTTGAGAAGAGAGGATTGTGTTGGTGTTTTCATGAGAAGAGTTTttgtaacaaaaatgaaactgcAGCCAGGAGATAACGAAAGCTATCCTTCTATACTGGTTCCTCGAGTTTG GGCGAATCCAAGGAGATTTAATTTTGACAATATTGGCGATGCCATGCTTGCGCTCTTTGAAGTACTCTCATTCAAAGGCTGGCTAGACGTTCGTGACGTTTTGATAAAAGCACTTGGACCA GTTCATGCCAtttacatacacatatatatatttcttggATGCATGATTGGACTGACTTTATTTGTCGGCGTTGTCATCGCTAATTACTCTGAGAACAAGGGTACAGCGTTATTGACTGTTGATCAAAGACGTTG GTGTGACTTGaagaaaagattgaaaatcgCTCAGCCACTGCATCTCCCTCCTAGGCCTGATGGAAAGAAGTTCCGGGCATTCATTTATGACATtacacaaaatatttatttcaagagGTTTATTGCTGTAATGGTGCTTATAAACAGCGGATTACTCTGTGTTTCT TGGAGAAGTGAAGAGGAACACACAGAACCGTTAGCGACAGTGTCAACGATACTAACATTGGTATTTCTAGTCGAagttgtaatgaaaaatatagcATTTACTCCCCGTGGTTATTGGCAATCTAGACGAAACAGATACGACCTGTTGGTCACGGTTGTCGGAGTGATTTGGATAATTATTCACTGGATGATCAAA aatgattTGTCGTACTTCATCGGATTTATGGTCGTGATATTAAGATTTTTTACGATCACTGGAAAGCACACTACATTAAAAATGCTGATGTTGACCGTTGGTGTGTCAGTCTGCAAAAGCTTCTTCATCATATTCGGCATGTTTCtgcttgtatttttttatgctCTTGCAGGAACTATTATTTTTGGAACAGTTAAGTACGGCGAAGGAATTGGAAG ACGTGCCAATTTTGAATCTCCTGTAACCGGTGTTGCAATGCTGTTTCGAATAGTAACAGGAGAagattggaataaaattatgCATGATTGCATGATTCAACCACCATATTGTACACCAGCTGCGAATTATTGGGAAACCGACTgtggaaattttcatgccTCGCTTATTTACTTTTGCACATTCTATGTGATAATAACGTATATTGTTCTGAACTTACTAGTGG CTATCATCATGGAAAACTTCTCACTCTTCTATTCAAATGAAGAAGATGCATTACTGTCCTATGCAGACAtcagaaatttccaaaatacATGGAATGTTGTAGACATCCATCAAAGAGGTGTTATTCCAGTTAGGAGG gttaaatttattttacgatTGCTAAAAGGAAGATTGGAAACTGACCCACAGAAGGATAGGCTCTTGTTCAAGTACATGTGCTACGAATTAGAGAGGTTGCACAATGGAGAAGATGTAACGTTCCACGATGTGATAAA TATGCTGTCATACCGGTCAGTCGATATCAGAAAGGCTCTTCAATTGGAGGAACTTTTGGCACGTGAGGAATTTGAGTATATAATAGAAGAGGAAGTTGCAAAGCAAACGATACGAACCTGGTTGGAaggatgtttgaaaaaaataagagcaGTTGGG AAACAACAGAACAGTTTGCTTGCTGGTTTAAGGGCCACCAATGATGCACTAATGTCACTACAGGATcatgttgaagaaaaaaaagagaataccGTGGATAGAGATGATGAGGCTGAAACGAAG gATGGTGACGGACTTAGGCATAGGAGTAAAAAACCAGTAGTACTTCCAAGGTCTGATAGTATTGGCAGTGGTTCTGGACGGAAATATCTTGCCCCAATGTTATCTGATCCTGCGACTGTAAGAACTGATAAAGATAAGATTGCTGCagcgaaaaaacgaaacaataGACCACCGT ctgtggtaaaaaataatttgccaCATGTCACTGAAGGACTTGAGCAAAATCGACAACCAAAAGATGTACAAAACAACAAAGCTATGATGCCTAAGGTATCAAGCATAATGGTAGAAGTACGAGACTGGTGGCATGAACAAGTCGCATACAGTACGCAGTCAAGCGACGAAGAATACTGA
- the LOC107225828 gene encoding sodium leak channel non-selective protein isoform X4: MSLYGLLGVQFFGELKNHCVLNTTDSNHITINSLAIPDTFCSTDPESGYQCPEGMKCMKLELSRYIMGFNGFDEFATSIFTVYQAASQEGWVFIMYRAIDSLPGWRAAFYFSTMIFFLAWLVKNVFIAVITETFNEIRVQFQQMWGVRGHISGSSASQILTGDDNGWKLITLDDNKHAGLASPFCHAVLRSPQFRMVVMCAILANGITTATMNFKHDERPRHTYYDNYYYAEIVFTIFLDLETLFKIWCLGFRGYYRHSIHKFELLLAIGTTFHVIPLFYLSGFTYFQVLRVFRLIKASPMLEDFVYKIFGPGKKLGSLIIFTMCLLVISSSISMQLFCYLCDFTKFESFPEAFMSMFQILTQEAWVEVMDETMLRTHETMAPFVAVYFILYHLFVTLIVLSLFVAVILDNLELDEDIKKLKQLKFREQSAEIKETLPFRLRIFERFPDSPQMTCLHKVPSDFNLPKVRESFMRQFIFEVEDDENEGVKKVNETFDSKMVYRKQRPVKILNNPPKVRNIVTNLRKAAITYIINDSNNQRLMLGDSAMIPVPGKTLLKPQGTVSSAKQLRIDQKKSIRRSVRSGSIKLKQTYEHLMENGDIGAINRVSSSRSRPHDLDIKLLQAKRQQAEMRRNQREDDLRENHPFFDTPLFAVPRESKFRKICQLLVYARYDARLKDPLTGKERKVQYKSLHNFLGLVTYLDWVMICATTLSCLSMMFETPKYRVMEVPALQIAEYGFVIFMSFELALKILADGLFFTPKAYIKDVASVLDVFIYVVSLVFLCWMPKSVPPNSGAQLLMILRCVRPLRIFTLVPHMRKVVYELCRGFKEILLVSTLLILLMFVFASYGVQLYGGRLARCNDPTILRREDCVGVFMRRVFVTKMKLQPGDNESYPSILVPRVWANPRRFNFDNIGDAMLALFEVLSFKGWLDVRDVLIKALGPVHAIYIHIYIFLGCMIGLTLFVGVVIANYSENKGTALLTVDQRRWCDLKKRLKIAQPLHLPPRPDGKKFRAFIYDITQNIYFKRFIAVMVLINSGLLCVSWRSEEEHTEPLATVSTILTLVFLVEVVMKNIAFTPRGYWQSRRNRYDLLVTVVGVIWIIIHWMIKNDLSYFIGFMVVILRFFTITGKHTTLKMLMLTVGVSVCKSFFIIFGMFLLVFFYALAGTIIFGTVKYGEGIGRRANFESPVTGVAMLFRIVTGEDWNKIMHDCMIQPPYCTPAANYWETDCGNFHASLIYFCTFYVIITYIVLNLLVAIIMENFSLFYSNEEDALLSYADIRNFQNTWNVVDIHQRGVIPVRRVKFILRLLKGRLETDPQKDRLLFKYMCYELERLHNGEDVTFHDVINMLSYRSVDIRKALQLEELLAREEFEYIIEEEVAKQTIRTWLEGCLKKIRAVGKQQNSLLAGLRATNDALMSLQDHVEEKKENTVDRDDEAETKDGDGLRHRSKKPVVLPRSDSIGSGSGRKYLAPMLSDPATVRTDKDKIAAAKKRNNRPPSVVKNNLPHVTEGLEQNRQPKDVQNNKAMMPKVSSIMVEVRDWWHEQVAYSTQSSDEEY, encoded by the exons atGTCTCTTTACGGATTACTGGGAGTACAATTTTTTGGGGAGCTAAAAAATCACTGTGTTCTGAACACAACAGACTCAAATCATATTACGATAAATAGCTTAGCAATTCCAGACACTTTTTGTTCTACGGATCCAGAATCTGGGTATCAGTGTCCTGAGGGTATGAAGTGTATGAAATTAGAACTATCCAGGTATATTATGGGTTTCAATGGATTTGACGAGTTCG CGACTAGTATTTTCACCGTCTATCAAGCGGCGTCTCAAGAAGGATGGGTTTTCATCATGTACCGAGCTATTGATAGTCTGCCAGGTTGGAGAGCAGCCTTCTACTTCAGCACTATGATCTTTTTCCTAGCATGGCTTGTGAAAAACGTTTTCATAGCCGTAATAACTGAAACGTTCAATGAAATTCGGGTCCAATTTCAACAAATGTGGGGTGTCAGAGGACATATTAGTGGGAGTTCTGCATCGCAG ATTTTAACCGGTGACGACAATGGCTGGAAACTTATAACTTTGGATGACAATAAACACGCTGGTTTAGCATCACCATTTTGTCATGCAGTACTGCGATCCCCGCAATTCCGTATGGTTGTAATGTGTGCTATTCTGGCGAACGGCATTACCACTGCAACGATGAACTTTAAGCATGATGAAAGACCAAGACATACTTACTATGACAACTATTATTATGCAGAA ATtgtttttacgatatttttggACCTCGAAACTCTGTTCAAAATCTGGTGTCTGGGATTCCGAGGTTATTACCGGCATTCAAttcataaatttgaattgCTATTAGCAATTGGGACTACTTTCCACGTTATACCACTTTTTTACTTATCTGGATTCACGTATTTTCAG GTGCTACGTGTATTCAGACTTATTAAGGCTTCCCCAATGCTGGAAGACTTTGTCTACAAGATATTTGGCCCTGGTAAAAAACTCGGTAGTCTAATCATCTTCACTATGTGCCTGCTAGTCATATCATCCAGTATTTCGATGCAGTTGTTTTGTTATCTATGcgattttacgaaatttgaGAGTTTTCCCGAG GCGTTCATGTCCATGTTCCAAATTTTGACACAAGAGGCTTGGGTCGAAGTTATGGATGAAACAATGCTACGCACTCATGAAACAATGGCTCCATTTGTTGCagtatattttattctgtACCACTTGTTTGTCACGCTG ATAGTCTTGAGTTTATTCGTCGCAGTCATTTTGGATAATTTAGAACTAGACGAAGACATAAAGAAACTGAAACAGTTGAAATTTAGAGAACAAAGTGCTGAGATAAAGGAAACACTTCCATTCAGATTGCGGATATTTGAAAGATTTCCAGATAGTCCACAAATGACTTGTTTGCACAAAGTGCCATCAGATTTCAATCTTCCAAAG GTAAGAGAAAGTTTTATGAGGCAGTTTATATTTGAAGTGGAAGATGATGAAAACGAAGGGGTCAAGAAAGTAAATGAAACATTTGATTCCAAAATGGTATACCGCAAGCAGAGGCCTGTCAAGATATTGAATAACCCACCAAAAGTGAGAAATATCGTAACAAATTTACGAAAAGCTGCAATCACCTACATCATTAA TGATTCTAATAATCAAAGATTGATGTTGGGGGATTCAGCAATGATTCCAGTACCAGGAAAAACTCTACTTAAACCACAAGGCACCGTCAGCAGCGCAAAACAGTTACGAATAGATCAAAAAAA GTCGATTCGAAGAAGTGTTCGAAGCGGATCAATAAAGTTAAAACAAACCTATGAACACCTAATGGAAAACGGCGATATTGGAGCAATAAATAGAGTCAGTTCGTCCAGAAGCAGGCCGCACGACTTAGATATCAAATTGTTACAGGCCAAAAGACAACAAGCGGAAATGCGGAG aaatCAACGTGAGGATGACTTGAGAGAGAACCACCCTTTTTTTGATACTCCATTGTTTGCTGTGCCACGTGAGAGCAAATTCAGGAAAATATGTCAGCTGCTTGTTTACGCTAGATATGATGCACGCTTGAAAGACCCACTAActggaaaagaaagaaaagtgcAATATAAAAGCCTGCA TAATTTTCTGGGCCTTGTAACGTACCTAGATTGGGTAATGATATGCGCAACAACATTGTCTTGCTTATCCATGATGTTTGAGACACCTAAGTATCGAGTAATGGAAGTTCCAGCCCTTCAAATAGCAGAATATGGCTTTGTAATATTTATGAGCTTTGAACTAGCATTAAAAATACTTGCTGATGgtctttttttcactccaaaAGCTTATATCAAGGACGTAGCTTCTGTATTGGACGTGTTTATATACGTG GTGAGCTTGGTCTTTCTTTGCTGGATGCCAAAAAGTGTTCCTCCTAATTCTGGTGCGCAACTACTGATGATATTGCGCTGTGTTCGGCCTTTGAGAATATTCACATTAGTTCCCCATATGAGAAAAGTTGTGTATGAGTTGTGCAGAGGCTTCAAAGAAATTTTACTG GTATCTACGTTGCTGATCTTACTAATGTTTGTCTTCGCAAGCTATGGTGTGCAATTATATGGCGGTCGATTAGCTCGCTGCAATGATCCAACAATTTTGAGAAGAGAGGATTGTGTTGGTGTTTTCATGAGAAGAGTTTttgtaacaaaaatgaaactgcAGCCAGGAGATAACGAAAGCTATCCTTCTATACTGGTTCCTCGAGTTTG GGCGAATCCAAGGAGATTTAATTTTGACAATATTGGCGATGCCATGCTTGCGCTCTTTGAAGTACTCTCATTCAAAGGCTGGCTAGACGTTCGTGACGTTTTGATAAAAGCACTTGGACCA GTTCATGCCAtttacatacacatatatatatttcttggATGCATGATTGGACTGACTTTATTTGTCGGCGTTGTCATCGCTAATTACTCTGAGAACAAGGGTACAGCGTTATTGACTGTTGATCAAAGACGTTG GTGTGACTTGaagaaaagattgaaaatcgCTCAGCCACTGCATCTCCCTCCTAGGCCTGATGGAAAGAAGTTCCGGGCATTCATTTATGACATtacacaaaatatttatttcaagagGTTTATTGCTGTAATGGTGCTTATAAACAGCGGATTACTCTGTGTTTCT TGGAGAAGTGAAGAGGAACACACAGAACCGTTAGCGACAGTGTCAACGATACTAACATTGGTATTTCTAGTCGAagttgtaatgaaaaatatagcATTTACTCCCCGTGGTTATTGGCAATCTAGACGAAACAGATACGACCTGTTGGTCACGGTTGTCGGAGTGATTTGGATAATTATTCACTGGATGATCAAA aatgattTGTCGTACTTCATCGGATTTATGGTCGTGATATTAAGATTTTTTACGATCACTGGAAAGCACACTACATTAAAAATGCTGATGTTGACCGTTGGTGTGTCAGTCTGCAAAAGCTTCTTCATCATATTCGGCATGTTTCtgcttgtatttttttatgctCTTGCAGGAACTATTATTTTTGGAACAGTTAAGTACGGCGAAGGAATTGGAAG ACGTGCCAATTTTGAATCTCCTGTAACCGGTGTTGCAATGCTGTTTCGAATAGTAACAGGAGAagattggaataaaattatgCATGATTGCATGATTCAACCACCATATTGTACACCAGCTGCGAATTATTGGGAAACCGACTgtggaaattttcatgccTCGCTTATTTACTTTTGCACATTCTATGTGATAATAACGTATATTGTTCTGAACTTACTAGTGG CTATCATCATGGAAAACTTCTCACTCTTCTATTCAAATGAAGAAGATGCATTACTGTCCTATGCAGACAtcagaaatttccaaaatacATGGAATGTTGTAGACATCCATCAAAGAGGTGTTATTCCAGTTAGGAGG gttaaatttattttacgatTGCTAAAAGGAAGATTGGAAACTGACCCACAGAAGGATAGGCTCTTGTTCAAGTACATGTGCTACGAATTAGAGAGGTTGCACAATGGAGAAGATGTAACGTTCCACGATGTGATAAA TATGCTGTCATACCGGTCAGTCGATATCAGAAAGGCTCTTCAATTGGAGGAACTTTTGGCACGTGAGGAATTTGAGTATATAATAGAAGAGGAAGTTGCAAAGCAAACGATACGAACCTGGTTGGAaggatgtttgaaaaaaataagagcaGTTGGG AAACAACAGAACAGTTTGCTTGCTGGTTTAAGGGCCACCAATGATGCACTAATGTCACTACAGGATcatgttgaagaaaaaaaagagaataccGTGGATAGAGATGATGAGGCTGAAACGAAG gATGGTGACGGACTTAGGCATAGGAGTAAAAAACCAGTAGTACTTCCAAGGTCTGATAGTATTGGCAGTGGTTCTGGACGGAAATATCTTGCCCCAATGTTATCTGATCCTGCGACTGTAAGAACTGATAAAGATAAGATTGCTGCagcgaaaaaacgaaacaataGACCACCGT ctgtggtaaaaaataatttgccaCATGTCACTGAAGGACTTGAGCAAAATCGACAACCAAAAGATGTACAAAACAACAAAGCTATGATGCCTAAGGTATCAAGCATAATGGTAGAAGTACGAGACTGGTGGCATGAACAAGTCGCATACAGTACGCAGTCAAGCGACGAAGAATACTGA